A stretch of DNA from bacterium:
ATGACACGATTGGTGAAAATCGGCGAGGCGAAAACACACCTCTCAGCGCTGTTGGCGGAGGTGGAAGCCGGGGAGGACTTGGTCATCTGCCGCGGCTCTAAGCCGATCGCCCACGTCACTCGCATCGATCGGGCGCAGGAGGTCGCAGATCTGCGCGAGACAATGCGTCGGGAAAGGGCGAGGCAGCAGACTGTGACTACGCCGGAGATCTTGTCCTGGCGCCATGAAGGGCACCAACGCTGATGTCGTTCGTGCCCGATGCCTCTGTTGCGGCCGCTTGGGTGTTGCCCGATGAGGCGGCGTCAGCGGCAGACCAGGCTCTCGACCGGCTAGGGCAAGAAGTGGCAATGGTTCCGGGGATGTTCTGGGATGAAATGCGCAATCTATTGTTGTCAGCAGAGCGGCGGGGGCGAATCGACGGCGACTACGCCGACGCCTCCATGGCCCGCCTTCGCCGTCTTCCCATTCGTTGCCCAGGTGAGCC
This window harbors:
- a CDS encoding type II toxin-antitoxin system VapC family toxin translates to MSFVPDASVAAAWVLPDEAASAADQALDRLGQEVAMVPGMFWDEMRNLLLSAERRGRIDGDYADASMARLRRLPIRCPGEPDDRDVMALARSHRLTAYDASYLALAIREGCELASLDQHLNEAAVVEGVPLFE